In the genome of Euleptes europaea isolate rEulEur1 chromosome 7, rEulEur1.hap1, whole genome shotgun sequence, one region contains:
- the PYGO2 gene encoding pygopus homolog 2, with amino-acid sequence MAAPHAEKLEGGVGPAPPPPGPPPPPPPTGSISAGPGRKQGKAGLQMKSPEKKRRKSNTQGPAYSHLSEFAPPPTPMVDHLVASNPFEDDFGAPKVSSAAAPFLGNPGPFGNFRMQGAMGPQVPPGYGGGPQPMRRQPPPFGPGQMGPAFNMPPQNAGYVQPGGMGFGGQPFGQPLGQNFSPPGGQLMQGPMGGFGPMISPTMGQPPRGGDVGPGPGLNPPGGPPMAQRFSQPGNIFGQSPMPRPNQNLPNLPPNPSPFPGPDPGFTPGGEDNGGGKPLNPPSNAFSQDPHTGSPGAAVNGTQPPFAPNSAGHGGTGTPEANSLPPPPGKAAGNSGHQPPPGLVYPCGACRSEVNDDQDAILCEASCQKWFHRECTGMTENAYGLLTTEASAVWACDYCLKTKEIQSVYIREGMGQLVAANDG; translated from the exons ATGGCGGCCCCGCACGCCGAGAAGCTGGAGGGCGGAGtcgggcccgccccgccgccgccgggccccccgcccccgccgccccccacgGGCAGCATATCCGCAGGCCCGGGTCGCAAGCAAGGCAAGGCCG GCCTTCAAATGAAGAGTCCTGAGAAGAAACGCCGCAAGTCCAACACACAG GGCCCCGCCTACTCCCACCTCTCGGAGTTTGCCCCGCCGCCGACCCCCATGGTCGACCACCTGGTGGCTTCCAACCCCTTCGAAGATGACTTTGGGGCCCCCAAAGTCAGCTCGGCCGCGGCTCCTTTCCTTGGCAACCCCGGACCCTTTGGGAACTTCCGCATGCAAGGGGCCATGGGCCCCCAGGTGCCCCCGGGCTATGGGGGAGGCCCGCAGCCCATGAGGAGGCAGCCTCCCCCCTTCGGCCCTGGCCAGATGGGCCCAGCGTTcaacatgcccccccagaacgCTGGCTACGTCCAGCCTGGCGGGATGGGCTTTGGTGGGCAGCCCTTCGGACAGCCCCTGGGACAGAACTTCAGCCCTCCCGGGGGGCAGCTCATGCAAGGACCCATGGGGGGCTTCGGGCCCATGATCTCGCCAACCATGGGGCAGCCCCCACGGGGGGGAGACGTGGGCCCGGGGCCCGGCCTCAACCCCCCCGGGGGCCCTCCGATGGCCCAGCGCTTCAGCCAGCCAGGCAACATATTCGGACAGTCGCCAATGCCACGCCCTAACCAGAACCTCCCCAACCTCCCGCCCAATCCCAGCCCCTTCCCCGGACCTGACCCAGGCTTCACTCCTGGCGGCGAAGACAATGGGGGCGGCAAGCCCCTCAACCCCCCCTCCAATGCCTTCAGCCAGGACCCGCACACGGGCTCGCCGGGGGCTGCCGTGAACGGCACCCAGCCCCCGTTCGCCCCCAACAGCGCGGGGCACGGCGGCACGGGCACCCCCGAGGCCAACAgcctgccaccccctcccggcaAGGCGGCCGGCAACTCCGGCCACCAGCCCCCGCCCGGGCTGGTATACCCCTGTGGGGCCTGCCGCAGCGAGGTAAACGACGACCAGGACGCCATCCTGTGCGAGGCCTCCTGCCAGAAGTGGTTCCACCGGGAGTGCACGGGCATGACGGAGAACGCCTACGGGCTGCTGACCACCGAAGCCTCAGCCGTGTGGGCCTGCGACTACTGCCTCAAGACCAAGGAGATCCAGTCGGTCTACATCCGGGAGGGCATGGGGCAGCTGGTGGCCGCCAACGACGGCTGA